A genomic window from Silene latifolia isolate original U9 population chromosome Y, ASM4854445v1, whole genome shotgun sequence includes:
- the LOC141632436 gene encoding protein FAR-RED IMPAIRED RESPONSE 1-like codes for MEPSEFEEKWQKVISDFELEDNDWLTTMFDDRHHWIPAYHRDLALGCILRTTQRSESTNSFFKRYENHFGTLVEFWMRFQTAMDQQCYTRRCDDYNSDHSFPELKTKLPIEKHGAIIYTHAVFKVFQEEVMAADSCGVDDFEKEEHVRIIHVIDAETDRIFKVRLDLRSTDAVCECKLFERIGLLCRHILWLYKGKGIGRIPSKYIVDRWLNNTHAANRLDSNENVIEDSYMATSDNSHLCNVWSEFRQIVGVLKTLPTEHTEELASFLVEFRQKLCIEPLTKDQEMEIFVAAARRRSHYPPSGTSTQQGQRKKIELS; via the exons ATGGAGCCGTCGGAGTTCGAAGAGAAGTGGCAGAAGGTCATTTCAGATTTCGAGCTGGAagataatgattggttgactacaaTGTTCGACGACAGACACCATTGGATTCCTGCCTACCATCGTGACCTTGCCTTGGGCTGCATATTAAGAACAACACAGCGATCAGAAAGTACAAATTCGTTTTTCAAGCGCTATGAGAATCACTTTGGTACACTGGTCGAATTTTGGATGAG GTTCCAAACTGCTATGGACCAGCAATGCTATACACGaaggtgcgatgattataacagcGACCACTCATTCCCTGAGCTTAAGACAAAATTACCTATAGAAAAGCATGGCGCTATTATATACACACATGCTGTGTTCAAGGTGTTTCAAGAAGAAGTAATGGCTGCCGATTCATGTGGTGTTGATGACTTTGAGAAGGAGGAGCATGTGCGCATAATTCATGTAATCGATGCTGAGACAGACAGAATTTTCAAGGTGAGGTTGGACCTTAGAAGCACAGATGCAGTATGCGAGTGTAAACTGTTCGAAAGAATTGGATTACTCTGCAGGCATATTCTGTGGTTGTACAAGGGCAAAGGAATTGGGCGAATACCAAGCAAGTACATTGTAGATCGTTGGCTAAATAACACACACGCAGCGAACAG GCTTGATTCGAATGAGAATGTCATTGAGGATTCATATATGGCTACGTCTGATAACAGTCATTTGTGCAACGTATGGTCAGAGTTCCGTCAGATAGTTGGTGTTCTCAAAACTTTACCTACTGAACACACGGAAGAGTTAGCATCCTTCCTAGTTGAGTTCCGGCAGAAGTTATGTATTGAACCGCTTACAAAAGACCAAGAGATGGAGATCTTTGTTGCTGCTGCTCGTCGTCGAAGTCACTATCCACCCTCCggaacaagcacgcaacaagggcAGCGGAAAAAGATTGAACTCAGCTAA